Part of the Halobaculum halobium genome, CGCGTATGTGTCGTCGCCCCTGGGGTTCGGGTACAGTGACCGCCGCGCAGTTGACGCTGGTTCAGATCGACAACTACGGCCCGTGGACCGTGACGCCGGAGCCCCGCCGGGAGATGGATCTCCAGACGCTCCAGTCGCGCCTGTTCGCGGACATGGCACAGTACATCGGCAACCGAGGGGGCTACGTCTTCTTCACCCGGTTCGACAACATGGTCGCGGTGACGAACGGCCTCGACCGCCGGGACCACGAACTCCTCCAAGAGTCCGTGGGGAACCGGTTCCCCGTCACCGTGAGCCTCGGCGTCGGCGTCGACGGGGTGCCGATCGACGCCCTGGAGACGGCGACCGAGCGCGTGCAGGCGGCCGGCTCCGCCCAGTCGTCGGACCGGAGCGAGGCGCTCGCGGGGGAGTTCCGTGACCCCGAGGGCGCCGACGACGGCGACGTTCACATCGCGCACTTCGACGTGAACGACGCGACGGGCAAGTACACCGACCGACTCAACGAGTTCGACTCGTTCATCAACATCGAGCACGGCTACGCCTCGCTCATGAAGTACATGCGCGAGGAGCACGGCGCCCTCTCGTTCTTCGTCGGCGGCGACAACGTCATCGCCGTCTGTCCGGACCTCACCTACGACGAGTACATGGGCGCGATCGATCACGTCGCCGACGACGTGGACGTCCAGCTCAAGGTCGGGGTCGGATCCGGCGAGTCGCCCCATGAGGCCGGCTACGCGGCGAAACACGCCCTCGAGGACTGTCGCTACGAGGGGACGCTCGTCGAATTCGCCTGAGAGACCGTCGCCGATCGCTGGGCCCGGCCCCGCGGCGCTGCGACACGTTTGTCTTCTCGCCCGTCGAACAGTCGACGATGACCAACACGGGATCCGATCGGCCCGGCGACCGGGCGGTCGACTCCCGGGCTCGCGCCCGCGGGTGCCT contains:
- a CDS encoding GTP cyclohydrolase III → MTAAQLTLVQIDNYGPWTVTPEPRREMDLQTLQSRLFADMAQYIGNRGGYVFFTRFDNMVAVTNGLDRRDHELLQESVGNRFPVTVSLGVGVDGVPIDALETATERVQAAGSAQSSDRSEALAGEFRDPEGADDGDVHIAHFDVNDATGKYTDRLNEFDSFINIEHGYASLMKYMREEHGALSFFVGGDNVIAVCPDLTYDEYMGAIDHVADDVDVQLKVGVGSGESPHEAGYAAKHALEDCRYEGTLVEFA